In Ipomoea triloba cultivar NCNSP0323 chromosome 7, ASM357664v1, a single genomic region encodes these proteins:
- the LOC116024459 gene encoding putative F-box protein At3g52320: MENCKLSLELVVDILARLRVKSLMRFKCVCKFFYDLITSDRHFQHKHYGISKAKTDCVLLEVGYDTREYYLLYKGSEIECIYLDIPIIPSAQWVKCCQGMLCLISTRKDMINLGPSDDLIYDILIWNPSTRKIKAIGPITVPYKLSYPAYAINEFGFGICNNMTWKVVMRLEIHSLYGDGRDIADYITMVYSQVRGDSWSLSQTNSPLSFYTFQWEHCLEGISEDFYLKGRYYWGYKSPSNDPYLLWFDMDEEVFGTIELPSNVIIASFTIMNETIALLGYSTVGDSNFIEIWLMIENDNNTYWHKQAIIDCVVNVDNNERWRALGIWNVDYDLLVFLDTTLHWDPFFDEMEVPYFISIDLVTQERKMFFISKERKSITVASDQVDGYVQVYNERNNIDITEEWKLNCFMREGIYARVYGESLHSL, encoded by the coding sequence atggaaaattgcAAATTGTCACTAGAGCTGGTGGTTGATATTTTAGCGAGATTACGGGTAAAGTCTCTTATGCGATTTAAATGTGTTTGTAAATTTTTCTATGATTTGATTACAAGTGATCGCCATTTTCAGCACAAACACTATGGAATTAGCAAAGCAAAAACAGATTGCGTTCTTTTAGAGGTTGGTTACGATACTAGAGAATATTATTTGCTTTACAAAGGATCTGAGATTGAATGCATATACCTAGACATCCCAATAATCCCAAGCGCACAGTGGGTTAAGTGTTGTCAAGGTATGTTATGCCTGATTTCGACTAGGAAAGATATGATTAACCTTGGTCCTAGTGATGAtcttatttatgatattttgatATGGAACCCATCCACTAGGAAAATTAAAGCCATAGGCCCAATTACCGTCCCTTACAAACTATCTTACCCTGCATATGCGATTAACGAATTTGGATTTGGGATTTGTAACAACATGACTTGGAAGGTTGTCATGCGATTAGAAATCCATTCTTTATATGGTGATGGGAGAGATATTGCTGACTACATTACAATGGTTTATAGCCAAGTTCGTGGTGATTCATGGAGTTTGAGTCAAACTAATTCGCCTCTATCATTTTACACTTTTCAATGGGAACACTGTTTGGAAGGGATATCggaagatttttatttaaaagggaGGTACTATTGGGGGTATAAAAGTCCGAGTAATGATCCTTACTTGCTTTGGTTTGATATGGATGAAGAGGTTTTTGGGACGATTGAGTTGCCATCAAATGTTATCATTGCTTCATTCACAATAATGAATGAGACTATTGCTTTACTTGGATATTCAACTGTGGGGGATTCCAATTTCATTGAGATTTGGTTAATGATTGAAAACGACAACAATACTTATTGGCATAAACAAGCAATCATAGATTGTGTTGTAAATGTAGATAATAATGAACGTTGGAGAGCATTAGGAATTTGGAATGTCGATTATGATTTGCTTGTATTTCTAGACACTACACTTCATTGGGATCCCTTTTTTGATGAAATGGAGGTGCCATACTTCATATCTATTGATTTGGTTACTCAAGAAAGGAAGATGTTCTTTATAagtaaagaaaggaaaagtatTACTGTGGCTTCAGATCAAGTTGATGGGTATGTTCAAGTTTACAACGAAAGAAATAATATTGATATAACCGAAGAATGGAAACTCAATTGTTTTATGCGTGAGGGAATATATGCTCGAGTTTATGGTGAAAGTCTACATTCACTgtaa
- the LOC116024460 gene encoding uncharacterized protein LOC116024460, whose amino-acid sequence MISSKTDRIQLVDVDYLFYDILIWNPSIRKVKALPSITFPNKLPNGTVVTTEFGFGISNDMTWKVVMLLEIGNLGEGERKFDQITMVYSQVHGDSWSLRQINSVPFVPPVQGHANDFYLKGRYYWNDVKSYYNHPYNEELLFDIDHYKVLNKRYLIWFDMDDEVFGTIELPSNFGYNKVRSITIMNETIALVVRPSMEDSEGYCIDIWLMIENDNNTYWHKQACIVNIDHCGDYPRTLGIWNVGSQLLVFPDEGLEAISW is encoded by the coding sequence ATGATTTCTAGCAAGACGGATCGGATTCAACTTGTTGATGTTGATTACCTGTTTTACGATATTTTGATATGGAACCCATCCATTAGGAAAGTTAAAGCCTTACCCTCTATTACTTTTCCAAACAAACTACCTAATGGTACGGTTGTGACTACTGAATTTGGATTTGGGATTTCTAACGACATGACTTGGAAGGTTGTTATGTTATTAGAAATTGGTAATCTAGGTGAGGGTGAGAGAAAATTTGACCAAATTACAATGGTTTATAGCCAGGTTCATGGTGATTCATGGAGTTTGAGACAGATTAATTCGGTTCCATTTGTTCCGCCTGTTCAAGGTCACGctaatgatttttatttaaaagggaGGTACTATTGGAATGACGTCAAAAGTTACTATAATCATCCTTACAATGAAGAGCTTTTGTTTGACATCGATCATTATAAAGTTCTCAATAAGCGATACTTGATTTGGTTTGACATGGACGATGAGGTTTTTGGGACGATTGAGCTTCCATCTAATTTTGGTTATAATAAGGTTCGTTCAATCACAATTATGAATGAGACTATTGCTTTAGTTGTAAGACCAAGTATGGAGGATTCCGAAGGTTATTGCATTGATATTTGGTTAATGATTGAAAATGACAACAATACTTATTGGCATAAACAAGCATGTATTGTAAACATAGATCATTGTGGTGATTATCCCAGAACACTGGGAATTTGGAATGTGGGTAGTCAATTGCTTGTGTTTCCGGACGAGGGATTGGAGGCTATTTCTTGGTAA